The Caproicibacterium lactatifermentans genome contains a region encoding:
- the ruvX gene encoding Holliday junction resolvase RuvX has protein sequence MRILGVDLGHARTGLALSDESCFLASPLGVEPSYNWDKLLLRIVSRIQENRVQQVVVGLPRNMDGTEGASAQGAREFAEKLQTAAGVPVTLWDERGTTITAHGYLNESNVRGKKRKSVVDAVAATIILQGYLDHLRQMPPKA, from the coding sequence ATGAGAATTCTCGGCGTCGACCTCGGTCATGCCCGCACGGGGCTTGCCCTGAGTGATGAAAGCTGTTTCTTGGCTTCTCCGCTGGGGGTGGAGCCTTCCTATAACTGGGATAAACTGCTGCTGCGCATTGTCAGCAGAATCCAGGAAAACCGTGTGCAGCAGGTGGTTGTTGGCCTGCCGCGCAATATGGACGGAACCGAGGGTGCCAGCGCGCAGGGTGCCCGCGAATTTGCCGAAAAGCTGCAGACGGCGGCAGGTGTGCCGGTCACTTTGTGGGACGAGCGCGGCACAACCATTACGGCACATGGGTATTTGAATGAGAGCAACGTCCGCGGGAAAAAACGGAAATCCGTTGTGGATGCGGTCGCGGCAACCATTATTTTGCAGGGCTATTTGGACCATCTGCGCCAAATGCCGCCCAAGGCATAA
- a CDS encoding histidine phosphatase family protein: MVDLYLVRHCAARGNVDGVYQGRGDSDITDLGRRQLEAVSVRLRNVPFQTMYTSPLKRACLTAEAINQYHHVPLYTDSSLLEIDVGGMEGLKWSELPVRFPKEADAWQNHLADFQAPGGENIQQVQDRVWNGVQRIIKKGNVPNQKVTVCIATHGCALRCFFCRALGLPLSKIDMVPLCDNTSISEVTFADDGSCKVLRMGDAAHLGQDMSVMKKMGWGQKRA; this comes from the coding sequence TTGGTAGACCTTTATCTGGTGCGTCACTGTGCGGCCCGCGGAAATGTGGACGGCGTTTACCAGGGCCGTGGAGACAGTGACATTACGGACCTCGGCCGCCGCCAGTTGGAGGCGGTTTCGGTTCGGCTGCGTAATGTGCCATTTCAGACCATGTACACAAGCCCGCTGAAACGTGCATGCCTAACGGCTGAAGCTATCAATCAGTACCATCATGTACCGCTGTATACGGACAGCAGCCTGCTGGAGATTGATGTGGGCGGTATGGAAGGCCTGAAGTGGAGCGAACTGCCCGTTCGATTTCCGAAAGAAGCGGACGCATGGCAGAATCATCTGGCCGACTTTCAGGCGCCCGGCGGCGAGAATATCCAACAGGTACAGGACCGTGTCTGGAACGGCGTTCAGAGAATCATAAAAAAAGGAAATGTACCAAATCAGAAAGTGACGGTATGTATCGCCACACACGGCTGTGCGCTGCGGTGCTTTTTCTGCAGGGCACTGGGTTTGCCGCTTTCTAAAATTGACATGGTGCCGCTGTGTGACAACACCTCCATTTCGGAAGTAACTTTTGCCGATGACGGCAGCTGCAAAGTCCTGCGCATGGGTGACGCGGCACATTTGGGGCAGGATATGTCTGTTATGAAAAAAATGGGCTGGGGGCAGAAACGAGCATGA